From a single Porites lutea chromosome 10, jaPorLute2.1, whole genome shotgun sequence genomic region:
- the LOC140950473 gene encoding uncharacterized protein: MLNSLDMDHPRQKASLPFSIENILRDDFPHPRRANAVDLPSFERWPSAPVYRYYAVRYSPVFMKYLPHMSRVGGRLHRVSGQNEDVLPLYAEKIERDQLCCEDEGNKLNYDDERHKKEKKEGNVKETCLTENGPKRKRRNRSHFTQRQLQYLEKIFSRQQYLTRDERALLARGLEMTELQIRNWFQNQRYQRKHRANENRKADEKPDSSTCVKSEA, from the exons ATGCTGAACTCACTCGACATGGATCATCCACGACAGAAAGCTAGCCTGCCTTTTTccattgaaaatattttaaggGACGATTTTCCGCATCCACGAAGGGCAAACGCAGTAGATCTGCCAAGTTTTGAACGATGGCCAAGCGCTCCTGTTTATAGGTACTACGCAGTTCGGTACAGTCCTGTGTTCATGAAATATTTACCTCATATGAGCCGAGTGGGAGGGAGACTTCATCGTGTAAGTGGACAAAATGAAGATGTCTTACCGTTATACGCGGAAAAGATTGAACGCGATCAGTTATGCTGCGAGGACGAAGGCAATAAACTGAATTATGATG aTGAAAgacacaaaaaggaaaagaaggaaGGCAATGTAAAAGAAACGTGTCTGACTGAAAATGGCCCAAAACGGAAGCGGCGAAATCGCAGCCATTTCACCCAGCGTCAGCTTCAATATCTGGAGAAGATATTTTCCCGCCAACAGTATCTAACACGCGACGAACGCGCCTTATTAGCAAGGGGACTGGAAATGACGGAGCTGCAGATAAGAAATTGGTTTCAAAACCAGCGATATCAGAGAAAACATCGTGCGAACGAAAACAGGAAAGCTGACGAAAAACCGGACTCTTCAACATGCGTAAAGAGTGAAGCGTGa
- the LOC140950600 gene encoding uncharacterized protein encodes MNITRQKVGLSFSIENILRDDFCHSRRTNTNVESRETYFAAECWPTSPAYTCYAVPYGPMFMKYLPTTNRLNVGVRLHRVNGENDHFLAEHTRIIDDDCISCKNEETYSDNHDSGSDKELIQEKSVKCFNENGPKRKRRNRSHFTQRQLQYLEKIFSRQQYLTRDERTLLARGLEMTELQIRNWFQNRRYQRRHRANEDNKQQEPDTSVPI; translated from the exons ATGAATATAACTCGTCAAAAGGTTGGTCTCTCCTTCTCCATAGAAAATATTTTGCGGGATGATTTTTGTCACTCGCGAAGAACAAACACTAATGTGGAATCGCGAGAAACGTATTTTGCCGCCGAATGTTGGCCGACCTCGCCGGCTTATACATGTTACGCTGTGCCATATGGCCCCATGTTTATGAAGTATCTACCAACAACAAACAGACTTAATGTTGGAGTAAGATTACATAGGGTGAACGGAGAAAACGACCATTTCCTGGCCGAACACACGAGAATTATTGATGATGACTGTATAAGCTGCAAAAATGAAGAAACATACAGTGACAATCATG ATAGTGGTAGCGACAAAGAATTAATACAGGAAAAGTCAGTAAAGTGTTTCAACGAAAATGGGCCAAAGCGGAAAAGGAGAAATCGTAGCCATTTTACCCAGCGTCAACTTCAATATCTCGAGAAGATATTTTCCCGCCAACAGTATCTGACACGCGACGAGAGAACACTGTTGGCGAGGGGACTGGAAATGACGGAACTTCAGATTAGAAACTGGTTTCAAAACCGAAGATATCAAAGGCGACATCGTGCAAACGAAGACAATAAACAGCAAGAGCCCGATACGTCAGTGCCAATTTAA